The genomic interval CACGCCCCTCCTCCATGACCTCCAGCAGCGCGGCCTGCGTCTTCGGGCTCGCGCGGTTGATCTCGTCGGCGAGGACGATGTTGGCGAAGATCGGCCCGGCGTGGAACTCGAACGCGCCGGTCTTCTGGTCGTAGACCGTGATGCCGGTGATGTCGCCGGGGAGGAGGTCCGGTGTGAACTGGATGCGGGTCGTCGTGCCCTGCACCGACTGCGCGACGGCGCGCGCCAGCGAGGTCTTCCCGGTGCCCGGCACGTCCTCGATGAGGACGTGCCCCTCGCTCAGCATCGCCGTGAGGACGAGCTCGACGACGTGACGCTTGCCGAGGACGGCGCGCTCGACGTTGTCGGCCAGCTGGGAGAACGTCTGGGCGAACCAGGTCGCCTGCTCGGTCGTGATCGTCATGGGGTGCTCTCCTGGGGGGAAGGGGTGCAGCGGGCGGACAACTGTGCGGTGGCGTCGTCCAGGCGCCAGCCCTGGCGCGACCAGTCGACCTCGACGCGGATGCCGGTGACCTGCACCGCGGCGTCGGGGACGAGCCAGGGGTTCTCGCCGGTCGGCAGGGTCGCGCCGTTCTCGTCGAGATAGCTGATGCGACTCGTGTCGAAGGTGATGGCGGCCAGCGATCCGGTGGAACTCGACGTGCGGGCGAGTTCGCTGCCGCCGGTGCAGGCGCCGAGACCCCAGCTGGCCTGCACCTGGTAGGGCGCGCTGCCGGCGGCAGGGCTGACGGTGCCCCAGGCGGACTGCCACCAGCCGGAGGTGTGCTCGTAGCGCACCTGGATGCGCGGATCGGCGTCGAAGACGGTGCTGCCGGGCCAGCCGCTGAAGGCGACGACGTTCTCGTTGGGGACCGTCTCGCGCGAGGTCGGCTGCTGGTCGATCGTCCACGTCGCGCGGTTGCCGTCGACGTGCGCGGTCGGCCCGACGACGAACGTGTACCCGGTCGGCGCCGCTCCGCTCTGGACGGCCCGGACCTCGGCGGTCGTGGTGGTACTGCCGAACGAACGCCCGTCGAACCACGACTCCGCGCACAGCACGAACGTGTAGAGGCGCCCGTCGTCGAGGCCGCGGAAGACCTCGGGGGACCCGTTCGGCGACGTGCGGCAGGTCTGCCCGTCCTGCACGATGCCGTACCGGACCGTCGCCCCGTCGCCGCCGGGAGTGGCGGCGCCGGTCGCCGTCACGTCGACCTTGCCGCGGCCGACGTTGACCGCCGACAGCGTGAGCGCGGGCGAGGTGGGTGCGCCGATGCCGTGTGCGAGGACGACCATCGACCCCGGCGCGGGTCCGGGCAGGCCCGGGGGCACGGCGTAGCGCGACAGCGGCGTCACCGTCACCGGGGTGTCGGTGTTCGCCCCGACCCGAAACGACGCCACCGACACCTGCGTCTGACGCGGATCCACCGCGATCGTCTGGGTCTCCCCCGCCGGGCTGCTGATCTGCAGCGCACCGGTGTCGGCGGCATCCACCCCTCGGATCGTCAGCGACGCGACCCCGCCCTCGGGACCGGCCACGACGGGCGTTGCGCTCGCGTCGGTGGGCGCGGCCGGCGGGTCGTACGCCCACGCCGTGGTGCGCACCGCGGCCCGTGAGAAGCCCACCGCGTTCGCGGCGACCACCTCGTAGACGCGCTGCTCGCCGTTGGGCGCGGCGATGGCGGGGCACGTGCCCTGCGGGCTGCAGGTCGCGACCTTCTGACCACCCTGGCGCACCTCGAACCCGGTGAGGGCGGGGTAGGCGGCCTGGGCGGGGCCGGGGTCCACCCGCAGCGTCACACTGCCGTCGGCGTAGCCGGACTGCGCGATGCTCGCGGGCGCCTGCGGGAACCCCTGCAGGTCGAGCAGCAGGCGGCCGTCGCGCGCCGCGGCGCTCTGCCGGCCCTGCGCGTCGCGGACCGTGAAGGTCGCGGTGCAGGTCGCACCTGGCGCGTCATCGCTCCAGCTCGCCGTGATGCGGGTCGCCGACGCGACCGAGAACGTCACGCCGGTGCACGCGCCCGCGGGGGCGACGGCGACCACCTGCAGCGGAGTGCTCGGCAGCGGGTTGACCTCGCCGGAGGCGCCCACGACCTCGATCGAGCATGACCTGCCTGAGGCCTGGCTGCACTGCTGCTGCACCGAGCCGCCCTGAGGCAGGGTCGAGGGGGCGGCGCCCACCCGCAGCGCGATGCGCGCGGGGGTGACGCCGGGGTGGCTGGTCACCTCGACGACGACGCCCTCGACCGTGCCCGGCGCGGCGTCGTCCCGGCCCCGGACCGTCAGCTGGGTGCCGGCGAGGGTGACGTCGAACGATGCCGCGGTGTCGGCGACCCGGTACTCGATCGCCTCCGGGCGCCCCTGCCACGTCGTCATCGACCCGAGGTCGAACACGTGGGTCTCGCCGGGGGCGACCTCGAGGGAGGCGGGCGCGAGCGTCGGCTGCGGGTCGATCGGGGTGACGACGACCGGAACCGAGAGCACTGTCCAGTTCGTCTGGCCCGCCAGTCGCACCGGCACGAGGCAGGCGTCGGACCACGGCGCGCCCGCTCCGGCCGTGTACCGGATGGTCGTCCCGCTCACGAGCGTGCAGGTGGCCGCCTCGCGCGCGCCCGCGGCGCGCACCGCGGCACCGTCGTCGCCGCCGACCTCGAGCGTCGCCCCGCGCGGCGTCGCCACCATCGTCGCGAGGTCCGCCTCTGCCTGCGCGTCCTCGCCGACGGTCAGCGGCGCGATGCCCGGGCGCAGCGCGAGAGACACTTCGGAGGCGGCAGGGATCCGCAGGAACGCGTACGTGGTCACGGTTCCGCCGGCGGTCTCCCCCGTGACGGAGAACGGGATCAGGTGGGCCTTGTCGTCGACGCGGCCGCGCAGGCGCGCGCCGTCGGCGACGATGCCCGCCGGCGCACCCCACAGCCCGAGGGTGAGCTCCGCGGCATCCCCTCCCGACCACAGCACCTTGCCGCGCAGCACGTCGATGCCGTCGGCGAGGTCGTCGCGGTTCTCCACCGTGAGCACGGTGTCCTCCACGACCGGGTAGTCCGGCACGCGCTGGCTCACGACCTTCACGACGAGCAGGCCCCGCGCGGTGTTGCCGGAGGTCGACTCCACGTCGTACAGGAACGACATCGTGCCGGGCTCGGTACCCGCGGCGATCGTGACCGTGTCGTCGGTGATCGACTCGATGAGGTCGTTCAGCCGCGTGAACTCCGGGGTGGGCGTGCCGTCGAGGGCGAGCTCGGGGACATCGGGGCGCACCGCGACGAGCGTCAGCGCCCCCTGCATCGGGTCGAGGTCGTTGGCCAGGGGGTGCACCCGGATGACGCTGTCGGCGCCCCCCTGCACGTGGACGTAGTCGGTGTAGGTGACCGGGGCCGGATCGGCGTCGCCGCTCAGCACCCCGATGCGCACCGTGCCGGTGCCGGTCGCGCCCTGCGGATCGACGACGCGGTAGGTGAAGGAATCCTGCCCGTTCGTGCCGGCGAGGCTCGTGTAGACGATCGAGGTGCCGTCGGCGGAGATCACCGCCGAGCCGTGCGTGGGCTGCGTCACGATCCGGTCGAGCCGCACGACGTCGCCGTCGGGGTCCATCCCGAAGCCGTCGAAGGGAATCGTCGTCGACAGCCCGCTGAGCACCCGGCCGGACAGCCGCGTGGGCAGCGGCTCGCGGTTCGTGTCGTCGGCGACCACTCGCACGCGCACCGTCGCGATGTCGCCGAGCGCGGGCGCGCCGGTCGTGAACGCCCGATACCCGACGGTGTACTCGCCCGGCTGGTCGGGGGCGAGGTAGCGCAGGAGGTCGCCGGAGGCGAAGGCGAGCGCGTCGGTGGAGGAGGACTCGATCGACTCCGCGTCCAGCCGCGGGCGGGTGCCGGGCGCGGCGACGTCGTTGGCGAGCACGGGGATGTCGACCTGCGCGCCGGCGCGGACGATCACGGAGTCGTCCACCGCGATGGGCGCCGCCTCGGCGGCCGGCGGCAGCAGGTACACCGTCGCCTGCCCCTCCACCTGCGAGCCCTCGTCGGCGGTGCCATCGCTCACGCGGTACGACACGGTGCCGAGCGGGCCGGACTGTCCCGACGCCGTGGATCCCGACACCCGCAGCTGGCTCTGCCCCACGGCATCCGCCGCCAGCGACGAGCCGGAGGCGGGATGCACGACGACGTCGCTGAGCAGCAGCACCCGGCCGTTGGGGTTGGAGACGGCCGCGAAGACGTCGACGGTCGCGTCGGCCTGCGGCCGGACGAAGGCGACGACCGGGGCTGTCGACAGATCCGCGGGGGCGTCGGGGGCGAGCAGCGTGATGCGCACGGTGCCCGTCGCGTCGTGACCGCCGCCGGAGACGGTGACGGTGACGCGGTACGTGCCGGGCGCGGAGGCGGCGAAGTCGAACTGCGTCGAGCCGCCGACCACCGTCGCCGACGCGGCGGCGTCGTCGAGCACGCGCGCCGCCGTCAGCGCGAGATCGCCCGCCGTCCCGGTGACGTGGGGCGCGACGTCCACCGTGACACGGGAGTCGGCGACGCCGGTGACGGCGAAGGACTGCACGACCGGCTGCGCGTCGCCGCGCACCCGCACGACGAGCTGCTTCGTCGTCGTCGCCCCGCGCGCGTCGGCGACCGTCAGCGTCACCGCGGCGGACTGCTCGTCGGCGGCGCCGGTGTCGTTGTGCTGGAAGACGACGTCGCCCTGCGGCGTCGTCGCGACCTGGCCGAGCCCCGAGTCGTCGGTCGCCGACAGCAGGAGCACGGGGTCGCCCTCGGGGTCGACCCAGTCGCCCAGCACCGGCAGGCTGATCGTGCCGCCGGGCGCCACCTCGGGCGAGGGCCAGTCCTGCTGGCAACCGTCCACACCGCACCACACCGGAGCGGAGTTTTCGCCTTCGCCCACCACCCGCAGCGTCACGGTCGCCGGCTGCGACATCAGCCCGTCCGGACTGGTGCCGTCGGTCACGGCGTAGGAGAAGCTCGCGATGCCTGCGGCATCCGGCGCCACCCGCACCGCCAGACGCTGTCGGTCATCGGTGGTCGTCACGACCCCGAACGCGGGGTCGAGCCCCGTGACGGATGCCGGGTCCACCGCGAGCACGTCCTCATTGGGATCGTGGTCGTTCAGCAGCACGGGAAGGGACACGAGCTCGCCCGGCCGCACGCCGAACGCGTCGTCCTCCGCGACCGGCGGCCGCGGGTCGATGACCGGCGGCGGTTCCTGCTCGTTGGTCGTCGACGCCGTCTGCACGTCGTCGTCGAGGTTCCAGTTCTGACTCGACGGCAGCAGCGCCCCGTCCGGAGCCGACCAGACCCAGCCCGACCGTGCGTCGTTGAGCACGAGGGAGTCCCCCGCCGCGACGAAGGTGGGCCGGCGCTGGGCCGGCAGCGTCAGGCCGCCGTAGTCGAGCGTGACGTCGCCGCCCGTCGAGGTCCAGAGGGTCCCGGGGCCCGCACCCTCGGGCAGCCACGCCGCCGAGACGGTCTCGCCGTCGACGACGGGACGGGCGGGCGTTCCGCGCGAGGTCGTGCTGTCGCCGAAGACGCGCTCGGCCGTCCCGTCCGCGACGTCCAGCCGCACGAGCCCGCTCTCGTCAGCGAGGTAGACGGCATCGCCGGCGACGGCGCGGCTGACCGCGACGGCGCCCGCCGTGCCGGTGCCGCCCGCGGCGTCCGCGGTCCAGAACCTCCCCGCGGCGGTGTCGAGCAGCACCCAGGCGTCGCCGGCCGCTGTCAGCGCCAGCGCGTCCGCGTCGGCCTGGACCTCGTCGGAGCGCTCCACCTGCCCCGACGCGATGTCCACGCGCACGACGGTGCCGGCATCGGCGGAGTAGCTGAACACGTCGCCGTCGGCCGTCACGGAGATCGCGTCGGAGGTGTACGGCGCGGCATCCTCGGCCTCCGCCTCCTCGGCGCCGCCGGCGCGCGGATCGATCTGCGCGAGCGTGCCCGTCGACAGCCGCCCGGCATACACCGCCCCCGCGTCGGTGCGGTACGCGACGTAGTCGCCGACGCTGTCGGTCTCGGCCGTGCCCGCCGGTGCGGCGCTCGCGTCGCGCAGCCCCTCGGTGTCGAGGTCGATCGGCACGGCGTCGTCGATGCGGATGACCTTCGAGTCGCTGTCGGTGAACATGTACGCGCCCGTCGGGGCCGTGACGATGCGGCTGGGGTTGCTGACGGCGCGCACGGTGTCGAGCTCGCCGATCGCCGTGTTCACGCGGGCGTAGCGCAGTCCGTCGGCCTGCAGGACCCACGCCGTGACGTCGCGGGGCGGGGTCTCCTGCGCATCCAGTCCCGGCCAGGCGATGCTCACCCCCGCGACGAGCGCGATGACGGCACCGGCGGCGCTGAGACCCGCGACGGTTCCCCGGCGCATCAGTGCGATCCCGTCCAGACGATCGCGAACGCGGTCGCGGCGAGCGCCAGCAGCACGGCGCTGGAGGCGACGATCCACGGCCACACGTGCCGGCCGGAGGCGCCGGCGATGGCCTCGTCGTCCTCGTTCGTCGGCGAGCGGCGCACGGTGTCCGCCCCGGCACTGCGGCGCCGGCCGTCGTGCTCGACCCGGCTGCGCACCGGTCCCCGCACCGTCGTGTCGGCGAAGTCGACGGCGTCGGATGCCGGCATCCACTCGTCGGTCGGAACCTCCAGCGGCGTCGGCGCCAGCCCAGCCGCCCGCTGCACGGCGCGCACCGCCTCGCCGAACTCGCGGGCGGAGGCGAATCGGCGATCGGGGTCACGGGTCATCGCGGTCGCGAGCACGTGCTGCAGATCGTCGGGGACGTCCGGCCGCGCGATCGGGACGTAGGTGGCGCGCGCGATACGCCGGCGCATGAGGTCGCGCGTGTTCTGATCCTTCTCGCGGCGCTCGAACGGGCTGTGCCCCGCCAGCAGCGAGTACACCGTCGCCCCGAGGCTCCAGACCTCGCTCGCCACCGTGCCGCCGGTGTGCTCGGCGACGACCTCCGGCGCGCTCCACGGGATCGACATCGCGAGCACATCCGGCGCCGCGCTGCGCACGAGCGAGGAGGAGATGCCGAAGTCGGCGAGCACAGCGGAGCCGAAACTCGTCACGAGGATGTTGCTGGGCTTGATGTCGCGGTGGATGAGCCCGGCGCGGTGCGCCGACTCGAGCGCGCCCGCCAGCCGCACGGCGATCGCCATGACCTCGTCAACCGGCATCCGCTCGATGCGGTAGCGCTGTGCGAGGGACCCCGGGCAGTACTCCATCACGATGTAGGGGCGGCCGTCGGCGGAGATGCCCGCCTGGTACACGGTCACGATCGCCGGATGCGCCGACAGGTGCGCGAGCACGTCGGCCTCGGCGTTGAACATCCGCAGCAGATCGGGGTCGTGCTCGTTGGCCGGCAGCACCTTGACCGCAACCGCACGCCGCGGCATGTCCTGCTGGTAGAGGAAGACGTCGGCGAATCCGCCCGAGCCCAGCGGCCGGACGTAGTCGAGGCCGGGGAGCAGAGGCGGCGCGGAAGGGAGCCTGCGCGTCATGGCACCCCTTACCGATCAGCTGGTCGTGTCCCCAGTGGACTCGCTCACATCGACCCGGCGGGTGGAGACGAGAACCCGGCCATGCTAACAAAATGCGATTGTGAGAGTTCTCTAAGGTTCGGCCAACCCGGGGTCGGCGTTCGGGTCGAACGGGGCGTCCAGCGACCGCGTGAGCTCTTCGAGCATCGCCGCGATCTGCGGCTCGACGTACTGGCTCACCGCCGCCTGGATCCGCAGCCGGTGGTGCAGGAGCACGGTGCAGACCTCACGGCCGACCATGTTGGCGTAGTCGTCGGCGAGCGCGACCTCCTGCCGCAGCGCGACCTTCGCCTCTTCGCTGAGCGGCGGCAGGGCGGGGATGTCGGCATCCACCTCTTCGGCGAGACCGCCGAGCGTGAAGAGGAACGGGGCACCCGGGATGGGGTCGGGATCCAGCGGCAGCCCCTCGAACTCCGGGTCCAGACCCTCGGCGGGACGGTAGCTGCGCGCGCGGTTACGGGCCGCCTGCTGGTCGAGTTCGGCCTGCAGCATCGGAAGGTTCCGGGACGTGTAGTCCGCGACGGCGTGGTCGACAATCGTCTTGATGCGCGTGGACAGGCCGTGCTGCACGCCGTGCGGGACATCGGCGCCGAGGCCCGCGGCCGACAGCACCGGGGAGCCGAAGCAGCGCCGGCAGGGGGCGATGCGGCCGCGGTGCGTCGCCGGCTCCCAGCGCGGCAGCCAGCGCAGCCAGGCATCCACTGCCTGGCTGACCTGGGTCTCGATCGACCGCTCCACGGGTCCATTGTCGCCGGGCGCAGGCGTTTCCGCGCGGATTTCGCGCGCATCGGCCCGCCGAGCCCCCGGGGGCGCACCGTGCTCTCGTGCTCTCGTGCGCTCGCGCGCTCGCGCGCTCGCGCGTTTGTGCTCTCGTGCCGAACCCTCGCTCGTGGACCGAACCCTCACCCCTGGGCGCGTCTGGGTGTGAGGGTTCGGCCCGGAGACGAGGGTTCGGCGCACACGCCCCGGGCGAGACCGGGGGCGAGACCGGGGCGAGCCCCAGGCGGGACCCGGGCGAGCCCAGGGCCGCACCGGTCAGGGGCGGTCGTCCTGCTCCCACGGCCAGCGCGGGCGGCCCGCTCTCGTGCGGATCAGGGCGATGCCGGCCCAGCCCGCCACGAGGGCGGCGGCGGCGAGCACGAGGGCGAACCACGACGTGGCGAAGGCGCCGATCGCGGCCGCGGTGCGCGCGGCATCCGTCGCGGCGAACACCGCTCCGACGGCCAGACCCGCGAGGTAGGCGAGGAAGGTGGCGATGACGATGACCACGACGGCGCCGTATGACGGATGCCGGCGACGCACCGCGATCCACGTCGTCACCGCGAACACGACGGTCGCGGCGCCCGTGGCGATGGCGCCGGGGAGCGGTCCGAGCCCGGGCACGGCGATCACCTCGGCTCCGGAGAGCAGGCTCAGCATCCCGAAGCCCGCGATCAGCAGGGCGAAGAAGCCGACCGCCGCGAAGGCCACCGCCACCGGCGGCGAGACTCCGCGGCGCGGCTCGGTCATCAGCTCTGGTGGAGCCGCGGCCCCGCCTCGAGCGTGCGCTCGTACTCGCGCTGCGCTTCGTTGTTGAGCTCGGTGACCCGCTTGCCGCGCGCGGCGACCCACGCACCGAACCAGATCGTCAACTCACGGCCGAGGATGAACGCCACGATCGACAGCGGCGCGAGCACCTCGCCCTGCACGAGATCAGCGCCCTCGCGAGCGGTGAGCGTCCAGAACGGCGCCTGGAACAGCTGGCCCAGGATGTGACCGGCGTAGGCGACGACGCCGACGATCAGGCCGAAGATCACCCAGTGGCCCCAGCGGCCGCGGTTGATGATGGCGCCCAGCAGCCAGAAGCCGAGGAAGAAGACGACTACGGGAACCCAGAACCACCACGACTGCAGCGCCGCGAGCGCCTCGGTGCCGGCATTGGCCGCGGTGACGTCGCCGTCGATCGCGCGTAGACCCAGCGCGGCGCCGAGGTACAGGATGCCGAAGGCCACCGCCGCCAGCAGGCCGATCGCTCCGGCCGCACCGCGGTTGCCGCGCGGGCGCGGTGCCTCGGGGGCCTGGACGAAGATCGGCTGGGGCGCGGGCGCGACCACGGGGACGACCGGCTCGGCCACCACGACCGTCTCGGCCGCGGGGTCGGTGGAGTACGCACCGGGCGTGTAGGTCTCATCGACCGGGTCGTTGGCGTAGGAGCTGCCGTAGACGGGCGCGGGCTCGACGACGGGCTCCGCCACGGGTTCCGCGTCCACGGGCTCGGCCGCCGGCGCGGCCACGACGGGCTCGGCGTCCACGGGCTCCGCGACGACCGCGGGCTCGTCCACCACGGCGGCACGCGTGTCATCGGCGTCGGCGGCCACCGCGGGCGCGACGGGCTCTTCCACGACGACCTCCCGTGAGGCCGCCTCGGCGTCGGCGAGGCCTTCGTGCGCGCTCGCGACGGCGTCATCCACCGAGGTGGGCTCGGATGCCGTGACGTTCTCGTCGACCGGCTCGCCGTACTTGGGGTCGCTCATGGGGGTGTGCTCCTCACGCGGGGCCGATGTCTCACAGACCCGATCTCTCACGAACTTGCGGGCCGCCGCACAGTGAGCGTAGCGCCGCGCCGCGGCGCCGACGTGGAGGCGTGCCGACGTGTCTCGACGGCGATCCGCGCTGCTGCGCTTATCGTGGCGGCATGACAGCTCCGCGCCGCCTCGCCCTCGCGCTCCTGGTCGGTGCGGTCGGCGCGATCGCCGTGCTGAGCGGATGCTCGGGCGCGCCGGACGGCGCCGCCACGACAGGGGATGCCGGCGCCGCCACCTCCGCCGCGAGCTCGGCGACGCCGGCCCCGCAGGCCACGATCGCCCCCTTCCCGATCGGCGCCTCGACCTCGACCACCCCGCTCCCTGCCGATCTGCCGCAGGGCTGCCGCGACATCCTGACCGGAAGCGTCCTCGCCCAGCTGGAGGGCGTGCCGCTCAACGCCGAAGGCATGGGAGGCGGCATCCGCCCCGACTCGTCGCGGGTATGCGTGTGGGGCGAGCCCGGCGCCGTCGCCACCCGGCTCGTCACGGTGATCGGCTATTCGCCCGAGCGGGAGGCGCGCGACGCCCTGTATGAGCTCGGCAACGAGGGCTACACCTGCTACGAGCCCGACGGCGGCATCCGCTGCGAGAAGACGTGGGAGCACCCGACGCTCCCCGGCGTGACCGAGGGGCGCACGCTGTTCTATCGCGACGGCGTCATCGTGGACACGCAGTACACGAACCTCGCGCCGAAGGGGTACACGGCCGCGATCATCGACTATCTGTGGCCGGCGGTTCCGCGCACGGCCACGCCGACCGCCGCGCCGACGCCGTAGCCCTCAGCCCCAGACGCGGGCGGACGTGCGGGTGACGTACTCCGTCGGATGCCACGCGTTCTCGCTCGTGGACAGCCAGAGCCCGCCGCCGGCTTCGATCGTCTCGGCGAGGTCGCCGTCGGTGCGCGTGCACCGGGTGCTCTCCTCCTGGGTGGTGCACGTGAACCCCGCTCCCGGGAGGGCCGCCGCGGCGATGGCGCCGGCATCCACCGGCACGGTCGCGAGCGTCGAGGTAACGTCGCCCTTCTCGGAATGCCAGGAGCAGGTCAGCGTCACCTGCGGCTGCAGGGCCGTGACGAGCGCCTCCGCCGTGGTCGTGGGCGCGTCGGTCGAGGGCGTCAGCACGGCCCCCTTCGTGA from Microbacterium aurum carries:
- a CDS encoding Ig-like domain-containing protein, with product MRRGTVAGLSAAGAVIALVAGVSIAWPGLDAQETPPRDVTAWVLQADGLRYARVNTAIGELDTVRAVSNPSRIVTAPTGAYMFTDSDSKVIRIDDAVPIDLDTEGLRDASAAPAGTAETDSVGDYVAYRTDAGAVYAGRLSTGTLAQIDPRAGGAEEAEAEDAAPYTSDAISVTADGDVFSYSADAGTVVRVDIASGQVERSDEVQADADALALTAAGDAWVLLDTAAGRFWTADAAGGTGTAGAVAVSRAVAGDAVYLADESGLVRLDVADGTAERVFGDSTTSRGTPARPVVDGETVSAAWLPEGAGPGTLWTSTGGDVTLDYGGLTLPAQRRPTFVAAGDSLVLNDARSGWVWSAPDGALLPSSQNWNLDDDVQTASTTNEQEPPPVIDPRPPVAEDDAFGVRPGELVSLPVLLNDHDPNEDVLAVDPASVTGLDPAFGVVTTTDDRQRLAVRVAPDAAGIASFSYAVTDGTSPDGLMSQPATVTLRVVGEGENSAPVWCGVDGCQQDWPSPEVAPGGTISLPVLGDWVDPEGDPVLLLSATDDSGLGQVATTPQGDVVFQHNDTGAADEQSAAVTLTVADARGATTTKQLVVRVRGDAQPVVQSFAVTGVADSRVTVDVAPHVTGTAGDLALTAARVLDDAAASATVVGGSTQFDFAASAPGTYRVTVTVSGGGHDATGTVRITLLAPDAPADLSTAPVVAFVRPQADATVDVFAAVSNPNGRVLLLSDVVVHPASGSSLAADAVGQSQLRVSGSTASGQSGPLGTVSYRVSDGTADEGSQVEGQATVYLLPPAAEAAPIAVDDSVIVRAGAQVDIPVLANDVAAPGTRPRLDAESIESSSTDALAFASGDLLRYLAPDQPGEYTVGYRAFTTGAPALGDIATVRVRVVADDTNREPLPTRLSGRVLSGLSTTIPFDGFGMDPDGDVVRLDRIVTQPTHGSAVISADGTSIVYTSLAGTNGQDSFTYRVVDPQGATGTGTVRIGVLSGDADPAPVTYTDYVHVQGGADSVIRVHPLANDLDPMQGALTLVAVRPDVPELALDGTPTPEFTRLNDLIESITDDTVTIAAGTEPGTMSFLYDVESTSGNTARGLLVVKVVSQRVPDYPVVEDTVLTVENRDDLADGIDVLRGKVLWSGGDAAELTLGLWGAPAGIVADGARLRGRVDDKAHLIPFSVTGETAGGTVTTYAFLRIPAASEVSLALRPGIAPLTVGEDAQAEADLATMVATPRGATLEVGGDDGAAVRAAGAREAATCTLVSGTTIRYTAGAGAPWSDACLVPVRLAGQTNWTVLSVPVVVTPIDPQPTLAPASLEVAPGETHVFDLGSMTTWQGRPEAIEYRVADTAASFDVTLAGTQLTVRGRDDAAPGTVEGVVVEVTSHPGVTPARIALRVGAAPSTLPQGGSVQQQCSQASGRSCSIEVVGASGEVNPLPSTPLQVVAVAPAGACTGVTFSVASATRITASWSDDAPGATCTATFTVRDAQGRQSAAARDGRLLLDLQGFPQAPASIAQSGYADGSVTLRVDPGPAQAAYPALTGFEVRQGGQKVATCSPQGTCPAIAAPNGEQRVYEVVAANAVGFSRAAVRTTAWAYDPPAAPTDASATPVVAGPEGGVASLTIRGVDAADTGALQISSPAGETQTIAVDPRQTQVSVASFRVGANTDTPVTVTPLSRYAVPPGLPGPAPGSMVVLAHGIGAPTSPALTLSAVNVGRGKVDVTATGAATPGGDGATVRYGIVQDGQTCRTSPNGSPEVFRGLDDGRLYTFVLCAESWFDGRSFGSTTTTAEVRAVQSGAAPTGYTFVVGPTAHVDGNRATWTIDQQPTSRETVPNENVVAFSGWPGSTVFDADPRIQVRYEHTSGWWQSAWGTVSPAAGSAPYQVQASWGLGACTGGSELARTSSSTGSLAAITFDTSRISYLDENGATLPTGENPWLVPDAAVQVTGIRVEVDWSRQGWRLDDATAQLSARCTPSPQESTP
- a CDS encoding spermidine/putrescine ABC transporter substrate-binding protein, yielding MERSIETQVSQAVDAWLRWLPRWEPATHRGRIAPCRRCFGSPVLSAAGLGADVPHGVQHGLSTRIKTIVDHAVADYTSRNLPMLQAELDQQAARNRARSYRPAEGLDPEFEGLPLDPDPIPGAPFLFTLGGLAEEVDADIPALPPLSEEAKVALRQEVALADDYANMVGREVCTVLLHHRLRIQAAVSQYVEPQIAAMLEELTRSLDAPFDPNADPGLAEP
- a CDS encoding serine/threonine-protein kinase, with translation MTRRLPSAPPLLPGLDYVRPLGSGGFADVFLYQQDMPRRAVAVKVLPANEHDPDLLRMFNAEADVLAHLSAHPAIVTVYQAGISADGRPYIVMEYCPGSLAQRYRIERMPVDEVMAIAVRLAGALESAHRAGLIHRDIKPSNILVTSFGSAVLADFGISSSLVRSAAPDVLAMSIPWSAPEVVAEHTGGTVASEVWSLGATVYSLLAGHSPFERREKDQNTRDLMRRRIARATYVPIARPDVPDDLQHVLATAMTRDPDRRFASAREFGEAVRAVQRAAGLAPTPLEVPTDEWMPASDAVDFADTTVRGPVRSRVEHDGRRRSAGADTVRRSPTNEDDEAIAGASGRHVWPWIVASSAVLLALAATAFAIVWTGSH
- a CDS encoding ABC transporter; the encoded protein is MSDPKYGEPVDENVTASEPTSVDDAVASAHEGLADAEAASREVVVEEPVAPAVAADADDTRAAVVDEPAVVAEPVDAEPVVAAPAAEPVDAEPVAEPVVEPAPVYGSSYANDPVDETYTPGAYSTDPAAETVVVAEPVVPVVAPAPQPIFVQAPEAPRPRGNRGAAGAIGLLAAVAFGILYLGAALGLRAIDGDVTAANAGTEALAALQSWWFWVPVVVFFLGFWLLGAIINRGRWGHWVIFGLIVGVVAYAGHILGQLFQAPFWTLTAREGADLVQGEVLAPLSIVAFILGRELTIWFGAWVAARGKRVTELNNEAQREYERTLEAGPRLHQS
- a CDS encoding DUF6121 family protein, translated to MTEPRRGVSPPVAVAFAAVGFFALLIAGFGMLSLLSGAEVIAVPGLGPLPGAIATGAATVVFAVTTWIAVRRRHPSYGAVVVIVIATFLAYLAGLAVGAVFAATDAARTAAAIGAFATSWFALVLAAAALVAGWAGIALIRTRAGRPRWPWEQDDRP